AACACCAACATCTGACGGCAGAAACTCTTGATTGTATTACGGCGTTTATGATATACAAAAGCATCGGGTAAGAGAACAGTTGTAAAACCTGCTTTGCGTATGCGAAGACTCAGGTCTATATCCTCGCCAAATACATCACGAAAGTCTCCAGCCTTTTTATACACCTCTTGGGTAAATCCCATATTAAAGGTACGGGGCAAAAACTTCTCCATTCCTTTTTTTCTTCCTCTGATGCCCCCTGTTGTCAAAAAAGAGGTCATAGAGTAACTGATTGCCTTTTGCAACGTTGTAAAGTTATCGGCCGCAGCATCGGGACCACCAAAGCAATCA
Above is a window of Bacteroidales bacterium DNA encoding:
- a CDS encoding glycosyltransferase, with protein sequence MKFSIIVPVYNRRAEVEELLESLSKQTDKDFETIIVEDGSVEDSEDIAKRYAESANVRYFMKKNEGRSAARNYGMERAEGEWLIFFDSDCVIPPTYFEIVKREIAKGGFDCFGGPDAAADNFTTLQKAISYSMTSFLTTGGIRGRKKGMEKFLPRTFNMGFTQEVYKKAGDFRDVFGEDIDLSLRIRKAGFTTVLLPDAFVYHKRRNTIKSFCRQMLV